One genomic segment of Stenotrophomonas sp. 704A1 includes these proteins:
- the fliM gene encoding flagellar motor switch protein FliM — translation MNDLLSQDEIDALLHGVDSGAVETEPDAPSGEARSYDFASQDRIIRGRMPTLEMVHERFARLWRIGLFNLIRRSAELSVRGIELIKFNDYMHSLYVPTNLNLIRFKPLRGTGLIVFEPTLVFAIVDNFFGGDGRYPTRIEGREFTATEMRVIHLLLKQTFADLREAWAPVMEVDFEYINSEINPHFANIVTPREYVVVCRLHVELDGGGGDIHVTLPYSMLEPIRELLDAGIQSDRNDRDESWGRTLREQLNVAEVTLSSVLASKRMTLRDLTQLKVGDILPIDLSPQVPLCVENIPVFTGEFGIANGMNAVKITATHPPGTRPRVPVIQEDPQ, via the coding sequence ATGAATGACCTGCTGTCCCAGGATGAGATCGATGCCCTGCTGCATGGCGTGGACAGCGGCGCGGTCGAAACCGAGCCGGACGCCCCCAGCGGCGAAGCGCGCTCGTACGATTTCGCCAGCCAGGACCGGATCATCCGCGGTCGCATGCCGACCCTGGAGATGGTCCACGAGCGCTTCGCGCGCCTGTGGCGGATCGGCCTGTTCAACCTGATCCGCCGCTCGGCCGAGCTCTCGGTGCGCGGCATCGAACTGATCAAGTTCAACGACTACATGCACTCGCTGTATGTGCCGACCAACCTGAACCTGATCCGCTTCAAGCCGCTGCGTGGCACCGGCCTGATCGTGTTCGAGCCGACCCTGGTGTTCGCCATCGTCGACAACTTCTTCGGCGGCGACGGGCGCTACCCGACCCGCATCGAAGGCCGCGAGTTCACCGCCACCGAAATGCGGGTGATCCACCTGCTGCTGAAGCAGACCTTCGCCGACCTGCGCGAAGCGTGGGCACCGGTGATGGAGGTGGATTTCGAGTACATCAACTCGGAGATCAACCCGCACTTCGCCAACATCGTGACGCCGCGCGAGTACGTGGTGGTGTGCCGGCTGCACGTCGAACTCGACGGCGGTGGCGGCGACATCCACGTCACCCTGCCGTACTCGATGCTCGAACCGATCCGCGAACTGCTCGACGCCGGCATCCAGAGCGACCGCAACGACCGCGATGAAAGCTGGGGCCGCACCCTGCGCGAACAGCTCAACGTGGCCGAAGTGACCCTGTCCAGCGTGCTGGCCAGCAAGCGCATGACCCTGCGCGACCTGACCCAGCTGAAGGTCGGCGACATCCTGCCGATCGACCTCAGCCCGCAGGTACCGCTGTGCGTGGAGAACATCCCGGTTTTCACCGGTGAGTTCGGCATCGCCAACGGCATGAACGCCGTGAAGATCACCGCTACCCATCCGCCGGGCACCCGTCCGCGCGTACCCGTCATCCAGGA
- a CDS encoding flagellar basal body-associated FliL family protein, with the protein MAAAADKTKKTAEKDKTAKPRSPLLITALVAVLAAGAAGGGVWFFNQSKHEDAPAQAPKQAATPAPAQYFALEPAFVVNLNGSLDGPRYLQVEVQLMTRDPAALEAIKTHAPALRARLLMLFSQVSPEQIADIAGKQKLQADALAEVQKVLKAETGSKGADDLLFTSFVTQ; encoded by the coding sequence GTGGCCGCAGCCGCTGACAAAACCAAGAAGACCGCCGAAAAGGACAAGACCGCCAAGCCGCGCAGTCCCCTCCTGATCACCGCCCTGGTCGCCGTGCTCGCCGCCGGTGCCGCCGGTGGCGGCGTCTGGTTCTTCAACCAGTCCAAGCACGAAGACGCCCCCGCGCAGGCCCCGAAGCAGGCCGCCACGCCGGCGCCGGCACAGTACTTCGCACTGGAACCGGCCTTCGTGGTCAACCTCAACGGTTCCCTCGACGGGCCGCGTTACCTGCAGGTGGAAGTGCAGCTGATGACCCGCGATCCGGCCGCGCTGGAGGCGATCAAGACCCACGCCCCGGCCCTCCGCGCACGCCTGCTGATGCTGTTCTCGCAGGTCAGCCCGGAGCAGATCGCCGACATCGCCGGCAAGCAGAAGCTGCAGGCCGATGCGCTGGCCGAAGTGCAGAAGGTGCTGAAGGCGGAAACCGGCAGCAAGGGTGCCGACGATCTGCTGTTCACCAGCTTCGTGACCCAGTAA